One segment of Chloracidobacterium sp. DNA contains the following:
- a CDS encoding methyltransferase domain-containing protein, which yields MFARGDDFLRQLERRQVAHQLGPEALAQYDRGPVGKVFLAPIADALVRLSNDFTRRRGTLTEALPGGYWQDARRLAYLFHFLPRNYVKAAWVLTEAGRHARLAEELAAKSHFTVLDIGCGPGTAALATLNFLASLRPTAFRVDIVLVEASPTAMQEAVSLLRQAADQINAERRETLAVRISSHVGDAAQVKAYLPRGGADFIWLANLLNEVTSDATAPAWVITLARAGLKPDGGLYVIEPGLHETARAAMRLRDALLEADPMLGVFAPCTADGPCRMLAERPHRDWCHVSIVWKPTPLVAQLDGLTGLRSHNQKFFYFVLRRDGKRAAEPRHGWSAWRVIGDLQREKGREKRLVCGTDRCALLTRLKRDRRTENAAFGDAVRGDILWLSEAPVSSGEGLRLPPTARVERQTPTE from the coding sequence GCAAGAGGCGATGACTTCCTGCGACAACTTGAACGCCGTCAAGTGGCGCACCAGCTCGGTCCCGAAGCCTTGGCGCAGTACGACCGAGGACCGGTGGGGAAAGTCTTTCTGGCGCCGATCGCCGACGCCTTGGTGCGTCTATCGAATGATTTTACCCGCCGCCGGGGGACGCTGACTGAGGCGCTTCCCGGCGGCTACTGGCAGGATGCACGGCGGCTGGCGTACTTGTTTCACTTCTTGCCGCGCAACTACGTCAAGGCGGCCTGGGTACTGACCGAAGCTGGACGCCATGCGCGGCTTGCTGAGGAACTTGCGGCAAAGTCGCACTTCACCGTTTTGGACATTGGCTGCGGCCCAGGAACCGCCGCGTTAGCGACGCTGAACTTTCTGGCTTCCCTGCGGCCGACGGCCTTCCGTGTGGACATCGTTCTGGTGGAGGCGTCGCCGACGGCGATGCAGGAGGCGGTTAGCTTGCTGCGCCAAGCCGCCGATCAGATCAATGCCGAACGCCGCGAAACTCTGGCAGTGCGCATTAGCTCGCATGTCGGCGACGCTGCGCAGGTCAAGGCGTATCTTCCGCGCGGCGGAGCTGACTTCATTTGGCTCGCCAACCTGCTTAATGAGGTTACCTCAGACGCCACTGCGCCTGCTTGGGTGATAACTCTGGCGCGGGCAGGGCTGAAGCCTGACGGTGGGCTGTATGTCATTGAGCCGGGTTTGCATGAGACCGCTCGCGCGGCGATGCGGCTTCGTGACGCTCTACTGGAAGCTGACCCGATGCTGGGGGTTTTTGCGCCATGCACCGCTGACGGCCCATGCCGCATGCTGGCGGAGCGCCCACACCGCGATTGGTGTCATGTGTCGATTGTATGGAAACCGACGCCGTTGGTTGCACAGCTCGACGGCCTGACAGGGCTGCGCAGCCACAACCAAAAGTTTTTCTACTTTGTGCTGCGGCGAGATGGGAAGCGGGCAGCCGAGCCGCGTCATGGCTGGTCGGCATGGCGCGTCATCGGGGACCTGCAACGTGAGAAAGGACGCGAAAAACGTCTGGTGTGCGGTACCGACCGCTGCGCGCTTTTGACGCGCCTCAAACGTGACCGGCGGACGGAAAACGCCGCCTTTGGCGACGCCGTACGTGGCGATATACTCTGGCTGTCGGAAGCGCCCGTGTCTTCAGGAGAGGGCTTGCGCCTGCCGCCAACCGCGCGCGTTGAACGCCAAACGCCGACTGAGTAG
- a CDS encoding 5'-deoxyadenosine deaminase translates to MPTLRIADGTILTSGPKHRVVKGDLYVRDGHITHVGDAPQTADETLDAHGCVVIPGFVQSHVHLCQTLFRGAADDLELLDWLKTRIWKFEAAHTPESLRISAQLATAEMMRGGTTCAMTMESVYHTEAALEVVAESGFRAVVGKCLMDAGDDVPAGLRETTAHARAESLRLLETWHGAAEGRVRIALAPRFVLSCTQTLLRDIAALAREKGVRVHTHASENRDEVALVERLTGRRNLAYLHELGLTGAHVGVAHCIWLDEAELTILAETGTHVLHCPSSNLKLGSGVAPVVEMLERGVSVSLGADGAPCNNRLDAFTEMRTAALLQKMRWGAKRLTALEAFQMATWQGARALGLEHEIGSLDVGKAADIAVVNLDTLHAAPHPDPLSALVYAATAADVRHVVIAGRVVVRHGELTTLDEAEVRAQARRAFVALAARAGVA, encoded by the coding sequence ATGCCCACACTGCGGATTGCTGATGGAACAATTCTGACAAGCGGCCCGAAACATCGGGTCGTGAAGGGCGACCTGTACGTGCGGGACGGTCACATCACGCACGTCGGCGATGCGCCGCAAACAGCGGACGAGACGCTTGACGCGCACGGCTGCGTAGTCATACCGGGCTTCGTTCAATCGCATGTTCATCTGTGCCAAACGTTGTTTCGTGGCGCAGCTGACGACCTCGAACTCCTCGACTGGCTGAAAACGCGTATTTGGAAGTTTGAGGCTGCGCACACTCCGGAAAGCCTTCGCATTTCGGCGCAGTTGGCAACGGCGGAGATGATGCGCGGCGGCACGACGTGTGCGATGACAATGGAGAGCGTCTATCACACGGAAGCGGCGTTGGAGGTCGTCGCTGAAAGCGGCTTCCGCGCCGTGGTGGGCAAGTGCCTGATGGACGCCGGGGATGATGTTCCGGCCGGGTTGCGCGAGACGACGGCGCACGCCCGCGCCGAGTCCTTGCGCCTACTTGAAACATGGCACGGCGCGGCCGAGGGGCGTGTTCGGATTGCCTTGGCGCCGCGCTTTGTCCTGTCGTGTACGCAGACCTTGCTGCGCGACATAGCGGCGCTGGCGCGCGAGAAAGGGGTGCGCGTGCATACGCATGCCTCGGAAAACCGCGACGAAGTGGCGTTGGTTGAACGCCTCACCGGCCGGCGAAATCTGGCTTATCTGCACGAACTTGGGCTGACAGGCGCGCACGTCGGCGTCGCGCACTGCATCTGGCTGGACGAGGCGGAACTGACAATTTTGGCTGAAACGGGGACGCATGTTTTGCACTGTCCGTCGTCCAATCTAAAGCTGGGTTCCGGCGTCGCTCCGGTGGTGGAGATGCTGGAACGCGGCGTATCGGTTTCGCTCGGCGCGGACGGCGCGCCTTGCAACAATCGGCTGGACGCTTTCACGGAAATGCGGACGGCGGCGCTGCTTCAGAAAATGCGGTGGGGCGCAAAGCGGCTGACGGCGTTGGAAGCCTTCCAGATGGCGACTTGGCAGGGCGCACGCGCGCTCGGGTTGGAACACGAAATCGGCAGTTTGGATGTCGGCAAGGCGGCCGACATCGCCGTGGTCAATCTGGACACCCTGCATGCCGCGCCGCATCCCGATCCGCTTTCGGCGTTGGTCTATGCCGCAACCGCCGCCGATGTCCGGCATGTGGTCATCGCCGGCCGGGTGGTCGTGCGCCATGGGGAACTCACGACCTTGGATGAAGCCGAAGTTCGGGCGCAGGCGCGGCGGGCGTTCGTCGCTTTAGCCGCTCGCGCCGGTGTTGCTTGA
- a CDS encoding FAD-binding oxidoreductase, producing MPKQAEVVIIGGGVIGCSIAYFLTRHGCRDVLILERENFQGKHSTGRSAGGVRQQFATPVNIRMSRFSIEFFTHFEELTGQDPEYRRYGYLFIATEPAHVDYLHRNMDVQRAEGVPVEFLTRDDIVRLVPQLYVEDVLGGTYCPTDGFVDPYSIMQGFNRKAREQGARIELETEALDFTVEHGRITGVVTNRGHIATRTVVNAAGAWAHLVGRKLGVEIPIRPTKRQIVTTERFDELPRELPMLVDLSTGCYIRREGDGVMLGWADPNEPESFDTTFNPDFIDAIIERALPRVPCLENASINLRRCWGGLYDISPDHHAIVGPVPNVEGFYVCAGFSGHGIMHSPAMGTAIAEMILFGESRTLDVTPLSIERFAKGELLHETAVI from the coding sequence ATGCCTAAACAAGCTGAAGTCGTCATCATTGGTGGCGGCGTCATTGGTTGCAGCATCGCTTACTTTCTGACCCGGCACGGCTGCCGTGATGTGCTGATCCTCGAACGCGAAAACTTCCAAGGCAAGCACTCAACCGGACGCAGCGCCGGCGGCGTCCGCCAGCAGTTCGCCACGCCGGTCAACATCCGCATGTCCCGGTTCTCGATAGAGTTTTTCACCCACTTTGAAGAACTCACTGGCCAGGACCCGGAATATCGGCGCTACGGCTACCTCTTTATCGCCACCGAACCGGCGCACGTGGACTATCTGCACCGCAACATGGATGTCCAGAGGGCGGAAGGCGTACCGGTGGAATTTCTGACCCGCGACGACATCGTTAGACTCGTCCCGCAACTGTACGTTGAGGATGTTCTGGGCGGTACGTACTGCCCGACGGACGGTTTTGTTGACCCCTACAGCATTATGCAGGGCTTCAACCGCAAGGCCCGCGAACAAGGCGCGCGCATCGAACTGGAAACTGAAGCGCTGGACTTCACCGTTGAGCATGGCCGCATCACGGGCGTTGTCACCAATCGCGGCCATATCGCCACTCGAACGGTCGTCAACGCCGCCGGCGCATGGGCGCATCTGGTCGGACGTAAGCTGGGCGTGGAGATTCCTATCCGTCCCACCAAACGACAGATCGTGACGACGGAAAGGTTCGATGAACTGCCCCGCGAGCTGCCGATGCTGGTTGACCTGAGCACCGGCTGCTACATCCGCAGGGAAGGCGACGGCGTGATGCTCGGCTGGGCCGATCCGAATGAGCCGGAAAGCTTTGATACGACCTTTAACCCTGACTTTATTGACGCCATCATCGAGCGCGCGCTGCCGCGCGTCCCCTGCTTGGAAAACGCCTCCATCAACCTGCGTCGCTGCTGGGGCGGCCTCTACGACATCTCGCCGGACCACCACGCTATTGTCGGCCCCGTCCCGAACGTCGAAGGCTTTTACGTGTGCGCTGGCTTCAGTGGCCACGGCATCATGCATTCGCCGGCGATGGGTACGGCCATTGCGGAAATGATCCTGTTTGGCGAGTCGCGGACGCTGGATGTGACGCCGCTTTCCATCGAACGCTTCGCCAAAGGCGAACTACTGCACGAAACGGCTGTCATTTGA
- a CDS encoding SDR family oxidoreductase encodes MTPTYAIFGATSGIARAVVAELAKRGATLILAARNLAEAERIAADARLRYGVQTSTIAFDACDLASHAAVFASVVERAGRLDGVLVAFGTMTDQKQAERDVTAAEAMIASNYTGVVSIVTHAANYFEAQGRGVIGVISSVAGDRGRQSNYVYGSAKAGVTAFCQGLRQRLFKKGVRVVTIKPGIVDTPMTYGMQLPPIVAKPERVAHDIVRALERADGDVYTPFFWRFIMFVIRAIPEPIFKRLSL; translated from the coding sequence ATGACGCCGACTTACGCCATTTTTGGGGCTACGTCGGGGATTGCGCGCGCCGTCGTCGCTGAGTTGGCGAAACGCGGTGCAACGCTCATCCTCGCCGCACGTAACCTCGCTGAAGCGGAACGCATCGCCGCCGACGCCCGCCTGCGGTACGGCGTGCAAACGTCCACCATCGCCTTCGACGCCTGCGATCTTGCCAGCCACGCTGCCGTCTTTGCGTCGGTGGTTGAACGCGCTGGCCGACTGGACGGCGTCCTCGTCGCCTTCGGTACAATGACTGACCAGAAGCAGGCGGAACGCGACGTAACCGCCGCTGAAGCGATGATTGCCTCCAACTACACTGGCGTGGTGTCCATCGTGACGCACGCAGCGAACTACTTTGAAGCGCAGGGGCGTGGCGTGATTGGCGTTATTTCCTCTGTCGCCGGGGACCGCGGCCGCCAAAGCAACTATGTTTACGGGTCGGCTAAAGCCGGCGTCACCGCGTTTTGTCAGGGCTTGCGGCAGCGACTGTTCAAGAAGGGCGTGCGGGTCGTCACCATCAAGCCGGGCATTGTAGACACGCCAATGACCTACGGTATGCAACTGCCGCCCATCGTCGCTAAACCCGAACGTGTAGCGCATGACATCGTACGCGCGCTGGAGCGCGCCGACGGCGATGTTTATACACCGTTTTTCTGGCGCTTCATCATGTTCGTCATTCGGGCCATTCCCGAGCCGATCTTCAAACGGCTCTCGCTATGA
- a CDS encoding VanZ family protein: MTNAKGRWWWLLLPIGWMGAIFVFSSDWLAWRNTAPLARIWLHWWLPNPDPQTTETFHLILRKLGHVTEYALLALLWYVALRRANCWSPRQAGLGAAVVSILYAGLDEWRQTFTVERIGSPADVGFDSLGVLLGLSGVALLHQLRALRSQLAAQDAYRTRPRKRPRYSYVARSD; encoded by the coding sequence ATGACCAACGCTAAGGGTCGCTGGTGGTGGCTGCTCCTGCCCATCGGCTGGATGGGAGCGATATTTGTGTTTTCCAGCGATTGGCTGGCATGGCGCAACACCGCCCCGCTGGCGCGGATTTGGTTGCACTGGTGGCTGCCGAATCCTGACCCACAAACCACCGAGACGTTCCATCTCATCCTGCGCAAACTAGGCCACGTTACGGAGTACGCCCTACTAGCGCTGCTTTGGTACGTCGCCCTGCGGCGCGCAAACTGCTGGTCGCCACGGCAGGCCGGTCTTGGCGCGGCTGTTGTGTCTATTCTGTACGCGGGACTGGACGAATGGCGGCAAACCTTCACAGTGGAACGCATCGGTTCGCCGGCTGACGTCGGGTTTGACAGTTTGGGCGTTTTGTTGGGACTGTCCGGCGTCGCCCTGCTGCACCAGCTGCGCGCTTTGCGCAGTCAGCTGGCGGCGCAGGACGCCTACCGTACACGTCCGCGCAAGCGGCCAAGGTACTCATACGTTGCGCGCTCCGATTGA
- a CDS encoding YdcF family protein — protein MFYVEKFLAPLFFPLSLALLGLGVGVGLLWFSRRQFAGKLVVTASVAFLAVVSHGWTANALLRPLERNQPVFAPTGAVPPEQQSIRWIVVLGGGAGGAENLPPTQCLSTASLQRLVEGIRLQRLLPTAQLVTSGGAVFMTRPAGEVMRDAACALGVPPERVTVQPVGRNTVEEIAAVASLVGTAPFLLVTSAAHMPRALAACRAQGLTPIPAPTDFQATEDDDVWTPGDLYPSGAALHQSERATYEYLGRLRGRVR, from the coding sequence GTGTTCTACGTTGAGAAGTTTCTTGCACCGCTCTTCTTCCCGCTGTCGCTGGCGCTCCTTGGACTCGGCGTGGGCGTCGGGTTGCTGTGGTTTTCACGGCGGCAGTTTGCGGGCAAGCTAGTCGTTACAGCGTCCGTCGCATTTTTGGCCGTCGTCAGCCATGGCTGGACGGCTAATGCTCTGCTGCGCCCACTGGAGCGCAACCAACCCGTGTTTGCGCCGACCGGCGCTGTCCCACCCGAACAACAAAGCATTCGTTGGATTGTCGTCCTTGGCGGCGGCGCTGGCGGGGCTGAAAACCTACCGCCAACTCAGTGTTTATCCACCGCCTCCCTGCAGCGACTCGTCGAGGGGATTCGCTTACAGCGACTTCTCCCAACCGCCCAACTTGTGACTTCGGGCGGCGCAGTCTTTATGACGCGGCCAGCAGGCGAAGTCATGCGCGACGCCGCCTGCGCGCTGGGCGTTCCGCCGGAGCGGGTAACCGTTCAGCCTGTAGGGCGCAACACGGTTGAAGAAATCGCCGCCGTCGCGTCGCTCGTTGGGACGGCGCCGTTCCTGCTGGTGACTTCCGCCGCCCACATGCCGCGCGCCCTTGCCGCCTGTCGCGCACAGGGTTTGACGCCAATACCGGCCCCGACCGACTTTCAGGCGACGGAGGATGACGACGTGTGGACACCGGGCGACCTCTACCCAAGCGGCGCGGCGCTGCATCAATCGGAGCGCGCAACGTATGAGTACCTTGGCCGCTTGCGCGGACGTGTACGGTAG